Proteins encoded within one genomic window of Megalopta genalis isolate 19385.01 chromosome 10, iyMegGena1_principal, whole genome shotgun sequence:
- the Dh44 gene encoding corticotropin-releasing diuretic hormone 44 — MVFIKILMSFFLITITRSQPLSYNTYDERELSRERAPFLLLINHRIPDLENEMFDSSNDPGSTLVRTKRIGSLSIVNNLDVLRQRVLLELARRKAMQDQQQVNANRRLLDVIGKRSLPLFTEGMNKPISRTRNGIEFTIDQEEKNQDRSTAPEKLPGRLDDWLQVNDGTFRERHDDQTRRVQSNELRLL; from the exons ATGGTTTTCATCAAGATTCTGATGTCCTTCTTTCTAATTACTATAACGAGAAGTCAACCACTGTCGTACAACACTTACGACGAAAGAGAATTGTCCCGGGAACGAGCGCCATTTTTGCTCCTAATCAATCATCGGATTCCGGACTTGGAG AACGAGATGTTCGACTCGAGTAACGATCCTGGATCAACGCTGGTCAGGACAAAGAGAATTGGATCCTTGTCAATTGTGAACAATTTGGACGTGCTGCGGCAGAGAGTGCTTTTAGAGCTGGCTCGGCGCAAGGCGATGCAAGATCAACAGCAAGTCAACGCCAACCGTCGTCTGTTGGACGTGATCGGCAAGAGATCATTGCCCCTGTTCACCGAAGGCATGAACAAGCCCATTTCGAGAACGAGGAACGGGATCGAGTTCACGATTGATCAGGAAGAAAAAAACCAAGATCGAAGTACCGCGCCGGAAAAACTTCCGGGAAGACTGGATGACTGGCTTCAGGTGAACGACGGCACTTTTCGAGAAAGACACGACGATCAGACACGAAGG GTGCAGTCGAACGAATTGCGTTTACTGTAA
- the LOC117220089 gene encoding F-box-like/WD repeat-containing protein TBL1XR1, giving the protein MSFSSDEVNFLVYRYLQESGFQHSAYTFGIESHISQSNINGALVPPAALLSILQKGLQYTEAEISIGEDGTVQRMVESLSLIDAVMPDVVASRQNQINQQKQQVKTEVQDTNGEEVVTSNEGVGTNERGGDRTEMEVDEQQQGSGGGSNPSAVEIPESKATKLRGHESEVFICAWNPTTDLLASGSGDSTARIWDMSDNSQAPNQLVLRHCIQKGGTEVPSNKDVTSLDWKCDGTLLATGSYDGYARIWKTDGRLASTLGQHKGPIFALKWNKRGNYILSAGVDKTTIIWDAESGQCTQQFSFHCAPALDVDWQTNTSFASCSTDQCIHVCKLNVDKPIKSFQGHTNEVNAIKWDPQGNLLASCSDDMSLKIWSMKQDTWVHDLQAHSKEIYTIKWSPTGPGTHNPNMNLTLASASFDSTVRLWDVERGACIHTLTKHTEPVYSVAFSPDGKFLASGSFDKCVHIWSTQSGQLVHSYRGTGGIFEVCWNSRGDKVGASASDGSVFVLDLRKL; this is encoded by the exons ATGAGCTTCTCTAGTGATGAAGTCAATTTTTTGGTTTATCGATATCTACAAGAGTCCG GGTTTCAACATTCTGCGTATACATTTGGAATAgaatcacatatatcacaaagTAATATAAACGGAGCATTAGTACCACCAGCAGCACTTTTGTCCATACTTCAGAAAGGATTACAATATACAGAGGCTGAAATATCAATAGGTGAAGATGGAACTGTGCAAAGGATGGTTGAATCATTATCCCTTATCGATGCTGTTATGCCAGATGTTGTTGCATCAAGGCAGAACCAAATTAATCAACAGAAACAACAGGTGAAAACAGAGGTGCAAGATACAAATGGAGAAGAAG TTGTTACTTCTAATGAAGGTGTAGGTACAAATGAGAGGGGTGGAGATAGGACAGAAATGGAAGTagacgaacaacaacaaggctCAGGTGGAGGAAGTAATCCTAGTGCAGTTGAAATTCCAGAAAGTAAAGCTACAAAATTACGTGGTCATGAATCAGAAGTGTTTATATGTGCATGGAATCCAACAACCGATCTCTTGGCATCTGGTTCTGGAGATAGTACAGCTCGTATTTGGGATATGTCTGATAATTCTCAAGCACCAAATCAACTTGTTCTTCGTCACTGCATACAGAAAGGTGGTACAGAAGTACCAAGTAATAAAGATGTTACTTCTTTAGATTGGAAG TGTGATGGTACCTTATTAGCAACTGGAAGTTATGATGGTTATGCAAGAATTTGGAAAACAGATGgtagattagcttcaactttAGGTCAACACAAAGGTCCAATTTTTGCGTTAAAGTGGAACAAACGTGGAAATTATATACTGAGTGCTGGTGTAGATAAAACAACAATTATATGGGATGCAGAAAGTGGACAGTGTACCCAACAGTTTAGTTTTCATTGTGCACCTGCTTTAGATGTTGATTGGCAAACAAATACGTCATTCGCTAGTTGTTCTACAGATCAATGTATACATGTATGTAAACTTAATGTAGACAAACCAATCAAGAGCTTCCAAGGTCATACA AATGAAGTTAATGCTATTAAATGGGATCCTCAAGGAAATTTGTTAGCTAGTTGTTCAGATGATATGAGTCTCAAAATTTGGTCTATGAAACAGGACACATGGGTACATGATCTCCAGGCACATAGCAAAGAAATATATACAATTAAGTGGTCACCAACTGGACCTGGAACACATAATCCAAATATGAATCTAACATTAGCTAGCGCATCTTTTGATTCGACAGTAAGGTTATGGGATGTAGAGAGAGGCGCATGTATACACACACTTACAAAACACACAGAGCCAGTTTACAGCGTAGCATTTAGTCCAGATGGTAAATTTCTTGCTAGTGGAAGTTTCGACAAATGTGTTCATATTTGGTCTACTCAG AGTGGTCAATTGGTGCACAGTTATAGAGGTACAGGCGGAATATTTGAAGTCTGTTGGAACAGTCGAGGCGATAAAGTTGGTGCTTCTGCATCTGATGGCAGTGTGTTTGTTCTTGACCTTCGTAAACTGTGA
- the SelR gene encoding methionine sulfoxide reductase SelR isoform X2 gives MSISLRPLTLLTRNLLLQRGTIRRMTSEIDKEELKKRLTPLQWHVTQEKGTERPFSGCYNKFYERGTYTCIICDQELFSSDTKYDSGCGWPAFNEVLEQGRVKLTKDTTHDMVRTEVTCSKCGSHLGHVFNDGPKPTRKRFCINSASINFHSAGEEKKTPS, from the exons ATGTCAATAAGTCTACGACCTTTAACTCTGCTCACAAGAAATTTATTGCTTCAAAGAG GGACAATTAGAAGAATGACTTCGGAAATTGATAAAGAGGAGTTAAAAAAGCGTTTGACACCGCTGCAATGGCATGTAACGCAGGAAAAGGGGACAGAGAG ACCATTCAGTGGTTGTTACAACAAATTCTACGAAAGAGGCACATACACCTGTATAATTTGTGATCAAGAATTATTTTCTTCTGATACAAAATATGACAGTGGCTGTGGTTGGCCTGCATTCAACGAAGTATTGGAACAGGGACGAGTCAAGTTAACCAAAGATACTACGCATG ATATGGTGCGGACTGAAGTAACCTGTTCGAAGTGCGGTTCACATTTGGGGCACGTGTTTAACGATGGTCCAAAGCCCACAAGGAAGCGATTTTGCATCAACTCTGCATCCATAAACTTCCATTCGGCAGGAGAAGAAAAGAAGACACCATCATAA
- the SelR gene encoding methionine sulfoxide reductase SelR isoform X4, protein MSISLRPLTLLTRNLLLQRGTIRRMTSEIDKEELKKRLTPLQWHVTQEKGTERPFSGCYNKFYERGTYTCIICDQELFSSDTKYDSGCGWPAFNEVLEQGRVKLTKDTTHVVQYQYI, encoded by the exons ATGTCAATAAGTCTACGACCTTTAACTCTGCTCACAAGAAATTTATTGCTTCAAAGAG GGACAATTAGAAGAATGACTTCGGAAATTGATAAAGAGGAGTTAAAAAAGCGTTTGACACCGCTGCAATGGCATGTAACGCAGGAAAAGGGGACAGAGAG ACCATTCAGTGGTTGTTACAACAAATTCTACGAAAGAGGCACATACACCTGTATAATTTGTGATCAAGAATTATTTTCTTCTGATACAAAATATGACAGTGGCTGTGGTTGGCCTGCATTCAACGAAGTATTGGAACAGGGACGAGTCAAGTTAACCAAAGATACTACGCATG TTGTACAGTatcaatatatttaa
- the SelR gene encoding methionine sulfoxide reductase SelR isoform X1: MSISLRPLTLLTRNLLLQRGTIRRMTSEIDKEELKKRLTPLQWHVTQEKGTERPFSGCYNKFYERGTYTCIICDQELFSSDTKYDSGCGWPAFNEVLEQGRVKLTKDTTHVGGNLLLLIANPDMVRTEVTCSKCGSHLGHVFNDGPKPTRKRFCINSASINFHSAGEEKKTPS; this comes from the exons ATGTCAATAAGTCTACGACCTTTAACTCTGCTCACAAGAAATTTATTGCTTCAAAGAG GGACAATTAGAAGAATGACTTCGGAAATTGATAAAGAGGAGTTAAAAAAGCGTTTGACACCGCTGCAATGGCATGTAACGCAGGAAAAGGGGACAGAGAG ACCATTCAGTGGTTGTTACAACAAATTCTACGAAAGAGGCACATACACCTGTATAATTTGTGATCAAGAATTATTTTCTTCTGATACAAAATATGACAGTGGCTGTGGTTGGCCTGCATTCAACGAAGTATTGGAACAGGGACGAGTCAAGTTAACCAAAGATACTACGCATG TTGGTGGAAATCTACTACTGCTGATCGCAAACCCAGATATGGTGCGGACTGAAGTAACCTGTTCGAAGTGCGGTTCACATTTGGGGCACGTGTTTAACGATGGTCCAAAGCCCACAAGGAAGCGATTTTGCATCAACTCTGCATCCATAAACTTCCATTCGGCAGGAGAAGAAAAGAAGACACCATCATAA
- the SelR gene encoding methionine sulfoxide reductase SelR isoform X3, with translation MTSEIDKEELKKRLTPLQWHVTQEKGTERPFSGCYNKFYERGTYTCIICDQELFSSDTKYDSGCGWPAFNEVLEQGRVKLTKDTTHVGGNLLLLIANPDMVRTEVTCSKCGSHLGHVFNDGPKPTRKRFCINSASINFHSAGEEKKTPS, from the exons ATGACTTCGGAAATTGATAAAGAGGAGTTAAAAAAGCGTTTGACACCGCTGCAATGGCATGTAACGCAGGAAAAGGGGACAGAGAG ACCATTCAGTGGTTGTTACAACAAATTCTACGAAAGAGGCACATACACCTGTATAATTTGTGATCAAGAATTATTTTCTTCTGATACAAAATATGACAGTGGCTGTGGTTGGCCTGCATTCAACGAAGTATTGGAACAGGGACGAGTCAAGTTAACCAAAGATACTACGCATG TTGGTGGAAATCTACTACTGCTGATCGCAAACCCAGATATGGTGCGGACTGAAGTAACCTGTTCGAAGTGCGGTTCACATTTGGGGCACGTGTTTAACGATGGTCCAAAGCCCACAAGGAAGCGATTTTGCATCAACTCTGCATCCATAAACTTCCATTCGGCAGGAGAAGAAAAGAAGACACCATCATAA